DNA from Thermomicrobium roseum DSM 5159:
GTGAACCAGCGAATGCCAGTCACATGGGGAATCGAGGGAACAGCGCTCAGGGCGCGCTGAGCTTGCTCGACGAAGGCGGGATCGGAGGGAGACAGCGTCGGATGCGAGAAGAGGACGAGCAGCGAACTCGGACTGTAGCCAGGAATCCGCTCGCGCAGGAGTTCGCGCGTCCGGGCAGCTTCCGTGTGTGGGCTGGAAAAACCACCGACTTCGAGTCGACCAGTCGCGCGGGGTAAGGTGGGAAGAACTGCCAGAACAACGACGAGCCAGAGTGCGAGCACGAACCAGCGGTAGCGAAAGGAAAATCGACCGATGCGCTCGAACACCATTGTCCCTCCTGGCGACGGATGCAGCCCGCGCCGGATGAGTTGTACCAAAGCCCCGTCTGGGGAAGCAGCTCGGTCAAGAAGGGGCGATGAGGCGGTGCGGCGCGCGCTCGGCGCGGAGGTCGGCGATGTCGTGCAGCTGATCGACGAGCCAACGGCGGAGATCATGCTCGACGACGTGACGGCGCAACTGTTCGGCCCGCCAGGCCCGTTCTGCGGCAGGCATTATCAGCCCCTGCCAGAGGGCCTCCGCTGTGCCTTCGATATCCGTGGGCGAGACGGTCAATGCCCACTGCCCGAGTTGCTGGTATGCTCCGGCCCCTTCCGAGAGGATGAGGACTCCATTGCGCTCGTTGAGCAGCGCTCCCTCCTTGGCTACCAGATTCATGCCGTCGAAGATCGCATTGACCAAGAGCACGTCGTAGAACTTCATCGCAGCGAGTGCTCGGGGATAGTCGTCACCGACGAAGAGGTGCACAGGCTCCCAGTGGATGCCCTCGATCTCCGCAGCGTTCGCGTACTTGGCGTTGATGCGGCCGACAACTGCATTGATCTCGTCGAGGTAGTTGATGTATTCGGCAACCTCCATCCGTGTCGGGACGAGAAAAGCGAGAAAGTTGACGCGCCCGATCAACTCGGGGTGCTTTTCGAGCAAGCGGTCGTACGCCAGGAAGCCGCGCACCACGTTCTTGCTCGGTTCGGCTCGATCGACCCGGATGATGGTGTATTCGTTGCGGAACGCCTCGAGGTGTTCACGATGCCGACGGGCATCTTCGCTTTCGGCTACGGCCCGGACCAGTTCGGGGTCGATCGAGATCGGATAGACGCGGACGCGGGTCGTATGCCCGCGATAGGTCACTTCGCGCCGCCGATAGTCGACTTCTGCTTCTGGCAAATTCGCATCGACCGTATTGAGGAAGCTCCGGGCGTGGCGGGGCGTTTGGAATCCGACGATATCGTTGGCCAGCAGGCCCTCGCAGATCGCACGGCGCATGGGAAGTGGGAGCAATCGCCAATAGTCCTGGTCCGGCCACGGGATATGAACGAAGTGGTGCAGGAGCAGGTCAGGGCGCAACTCGCGGATGAAGGTCGGGGCGAGGTAGAGGTGATAGTCCTGCAAGAGCACAATGGGATCGCGTGGGGCCGCCGCTGCGGCGGCCACCACCTCTTCAGCGAAGAGGCGGTTGACCGCAACGTATCCCTCGTGCCAGGCTTGCCACGTCTCGTGGTCGATATCGGGCGCGCGAGGAGTATCCCAAAGATAATGCTGCAGGAACCAGAGCAATGGATTGGCAATCCGGTTGTAATAGCCACGGTACGCTTCGGTATCGGGAACGACGAAGCGAAGTCGGAAACCAGGCAGATCCGGTATCGTGAGGAGCGCTTCTCGCCGTTGCCGCATTTCCT
Protein-coding regions in this window:
- a CDS encoding alpha,alpha-trehalose-phosphate synthase (UDP-forming), which encodes MAHQRAGQHRDGQLDVQLPDYARELLERSTLIIVSNRGPVEFHQTNDGEIATKRGTGGVITAMSAAARFADAIWVACAMTPTDRVIAEEMRQRREALLTIPDLPGFRLRFVVPDTEAYRGYYNRIANPLLWFLQHYLWDTPRAPDIDHETWQAWHEGYVAVNRLFAEEVVAAAAAAPRDPIVLLQDYHLYLAPTFIRELRPDLLLHHFVHIPWPDQDYWRLLPLPMRRAICEGLLANDIVGFQTPRHARSFLNTVDANLPEAEVDYRRREVTYRGHTTRVRVYPISIDPELVRAVAESEDARRHREHLEAFRNEYTIIRVDRAEPSKNVVRGFLAYDRLLEKHPELIGRVNFLAFLVPTRMEVAEYINYLDEINAVVGRINAKYANAAEIEGIHWEPVHLFVGDDYPRALAAMKFYDVLLVNAIFDGMNLVAKEGALLNERNGVLILSEGAGAYQQLGQWALTVSPTDIEGTAEALWQGLIMPAAERAWRAEQLRRHVVEHDLRRWLVDQLHDIADLRAERAPHRLIAPS